A region of the Ammospiza nelsoni isolate bAmmNel1 chromosome 14, bAmmNel1.pri, whole genome shotgun sequence genome:
AACATGATGAAGTTTAATTCAGCATTATAAATTAGTATAAAAGATTAGCTGGAAACTGAACTTGAGCTGTGATTTTCTGCAAAACACTTGCAGGGAGTGATGTGAGCCTTTCCTTATTGCAATTCTTTGAGGAGACCATCTAGGATTTACTTAAAGTAGCTTTGCAAACTCTTTCCTGGTTTCCTAGAGCCTGATGTGGTGGTGAGAAGGCAGGAAGCTTTGGCAGCAGCTCGCCTCAGGATGCAAGAGGAATTGAATGcacaagcagaaaaatacaaagaaaagcaaagacagGTAACCAGAgagcatttcttcctttttctcatcAATTTCTCATCAAGCACTTTGCTGCTGTAAAAGACAGCAGCAAATTGTGATTGTGGGCAGGGCCTGGTGTTCATTTTCCACAGGTAAATCTGTACCTGCAGGAGCTTTGTTGTGTGAGCAGTGAATGGCTGGAGGGGGTTTGCTGGCATTTAAATTAACTGTCCCATGGCACATGTgtgttttctgctctgaaagGCAAATATAAATATTAGAAATGTAGCTTAGCATTGCTGCAGTTTAAGGGTCTGAATTACAGCTTGAGATCACAAGGAATACAAATTGCTGAGTGGGACAGTGCAGAAAATGGGTGTGATCAGCACAGTAATAACTCTGATCATCATCCCAGctcttctggttttgcttttgcagtCAGACACTCAGACCTCAGTTTGTAGCTGATGCTTCAAGTAACgttggcattaaaaaaaaacaaactccttTTTTCTGTAGAACCTCACATGGTGCATTAAATTACTGCAATATTCTTTACTTAGTACTTTTCATAGACTCAGGGTTTAAACTTGCCACTTGGTTTTACCTTCAAAATCTTTTAAAGCATCAGGTGGCCAAAAGAAGCTGCAAGCTCAGTCAGTGCatcctgaggaggaggagagatgTGGCTGCATAAAAAGAGTAAATTCTTCCATAATCTCAGAGATACTGCTTCAGATAAATGCAGTTTGATGAGCCTGTTGTAGCTGTTTCTGGGGATTCTGTTAGCTCTGAAATCTGAGTTTTAAGGTCAAAACTAAGATTAAATTGTGTCCTGGGTTTGTTGTGTAGCTGGAGGAGGAGCGGCGACGGCAGAAGATCGCGATGTGGGAGAGCATGCAGGAGGGAAAGAGCTACAAAGGAAACCTGAAACTGAATCAGGTAACAGCCATGGCAGTCAGGCCACACTTGTGTTCCTGTGATTCAGGGAGCTGAAATTCCTACTGAGTaactttctgcttttctgaacaGCAAGAAGCAGAATCTGGTGCCTCTGCCTCAGCAGTCCCGAAATcgaaaccaaacaaaaagcccttGAGAGGAGGTGGTGAGTATGGAATCCTTCAGACACCCTGAGCTGGGAACAGGGCATTTATCCAGCTGTATCTATGGGCTCTGTACATActttttttcaaggaaaaaacaaaacattcctgACAAACAAGCTCTTTATCTCTGATCAGCTGGTCTGCTCTGTCCTTTGTGCAAAAGCTGACAGGAAGTTTTGGGTGttcttttccttgggaaaagaatgtgtcaggtttttttttgtaaatatgcTTTGGTATAATTTACTGAGATTTTTGTCACTTAGAATTAGAGATTCTTACAGTAGTTCTTCTCCCATTATTCTGTAAGTTCAGTAATTTAGTATCTGCTCTGCCTTTAAAGCACCTGTGTACTGACTAAATGCAGAAAGAGGGTATTTTACTTTGTATTATGTAGATTCAGATgatgaaagaaattattatgTAAAATGTGACCTTATTTTTCATACACCACAGTGCTGACCTGTTGAATATATAAATTCTGTGGATGTATAAACTCTTGCCAACTCTCACAAAGCACCAGAAGGTCTCATGTTAGACTCAGTCACCTGCTGGCACCATCTTGGTGGATGAAGTGCTTTCCATGGCCTCACACTGCCAGGCTCAGTGGCCATGCAGGCAGtctgctccctctcctctcaGCCCAAGAGCCCTTGCCATACCTGCAGGTGCTGATTTGGGTGTATTTTAGTGACAATTTTCTGTCTGATCATCCAGACAGCCTCAATCAGGCTGAAAAGGAGGCCCCCTTAGGGTGCAGTGCTAATTAATTGATTAAAAGTACAAAATCTGCGGATTCTTGATGAAACACACTAAACCTCCATagcagtgcagtgctgggaTTTCTGCTTTGAGTGTTTTTCCTGGCATTTGAAGGAATCAAGTAGATTGGCTCATCTTATGAGGGTGTGGTGTCTGATGCTGTCAGCTGCCTTTGGTGTCTCTGTCATGGGACATTTCCCTCCCTGGGGGATGAGGAgtgcagggctcagctgtgctgagagGCCGGGTCAGGGCAGCTGGCTGTGGGCACCCTTCCTGCTGCTACCTGTCCTGGTTTAATCCTCAGCAAAGTCCTTGCTTAAGGAACCCATTACAGAATTAGAGGTCTCAGACCTTCTCCTGAGGTGGATCAGCATGAAGTGAAAGAACcatctgtgctgctcagctgctcaaTTAAGCTAGAAAGCAAAACTTGGCTTTGGtatgagaaaaacaaatttcaaatttGAAGGTGGTGCTGGGAGTTTCAGTGGAGCAGGTTGCTTTGGAACCTCCCTGGTTAGCAATGCTGCTAGGATTTGGGTTCTTAGGTTTGTGCAGAACAAATTGAAGATGTTTGCCAACTTGTAACTTTGAGTGTGTTCTCCTGACACGAAGTTTCCCATGGTTACAGCATTAGGATGTTCAGCTAACGGGTATTTGCCTTACTGCCTATGTTTGCCTTTCAAATGCTctaaaaaaatactttgcagTGTTAATGAGCGGATTTACCTTTTGACCTTCAGAGTATTCCTTGCAGGACTGGAATGAAGGATTGTTTTAAGTCCCTGACTGTTGGGCTCTTGCAGAACAGACACACTCTGCAGAGTTTACTCTAAGAGCTGCTcttgcagcactgcagctttaGTGCAGACTTAGAAGAATTAAATGGTAATTAATTTCAATTGCATTTAACCCAAATTGATCAAATTAAACCACAAGTGTTTAGCAATGGCTTTTAAAGAAAGAAGTCTTCTCAAGtctgggtgttttctgtgctttcatttTCCCTAAAGTGCTGCAAGTGTGAAGTATGAGCAAGGTGTGGATATTATGAGATCagtttttgctggtttttgtgtGCTGGTGAAGGGCTGTGGAGGATGAATATTGAGAAGGTCTCTCTCCTGTGTGTTGCAGGCTACAACCCCCTGtctggagaaggaggagggacGTGCTCCTGGAGGCCCGGCCGGCGGGGCCCGTCCGCGGGTGGATGAGGCTAAAGCATCCCTGGTGCCCctccctggcaccagcaggCTCAGTCCCACCCCCTGtcccactgcctgcagctggcctggcacagccactccTCTGGGGCTGCCTTGGTGCCCTTGCTAACTTAAAACaggtttctgtttgtttgagGTACACAGTTTCCAAATTGTAACCCATTGGCTGATCCTAAACCAGAAAAATGGCTGATCCTCTTAGAGAGGGCAAAGAGAGAAGCAATTTCAGCATGATCAGTAAATTTTCACTCTTCTGTAGAGAGAGATTGTAGTCTCCAAGGTGAATCACCTGGGATTGT
Encoded here:
- the SELENOS gene encoding selenoprotein S, with protein sequence MDLGDGGAAAGPGPALGRGGLEALQHTVGSVLSGYGWYLLLAAVAVYLLVQKVSRGLAARPGGRPGAAEAAEEPDVVVRRQEALAAARLRMQEELNAQAEKYKEKQRQLEEERRRQKIAMWESMQEGKSYKGNLKLNQQEAESGASASAVPKSKPNKKPLRGGGYNPLSGEGGGTCSWRPGRRGPSAGG